The following are encoded in a window of Streptomyces sp. SAT1 genomic DNA:
- a CDS encoding carbohydrate ABC transporter permease — translation MTTVVSTRPAAPASAAGQRADRPPRPERRAGLLLTAPFFVIYLLFLVGPLLVGVVLSFFNATTVKSGLGDWVGLSNYREVVTDPLFWDALWHSVLFTLLTTPPLVLLALVAAVLAARVRRGRLFYRLAFFAPYVVPSSVVALIFLWMYTPEIGLIPKVFGAVGLPVPDFIGSTSGGWTAVTLMTLWWTFGFNFVLYTAAIQDVPPDVYEAAAIDGASPWQQIRHITVPLLGRTTSLVLILQVLASLKVFDQIYLLLAGGPNQSTRPVIEYIYDTGFTSYRGGYGAAATMVYFVIIVAISAAWYGLRRRRAAGAAA, via the coding sequence ATGACGACCGTCGTCTCGACGCGACCGGCGGCCCCGGCGTCCGCAGCGGGCCAGCGGGCCGACCGGCCGCCCCGGCCCGAACGCCGGGCCGGGCTGCTGCTCACCGCCCCCTTCTTCGTGATCTACCTGCTGTTCCTGGTCGGCCCGCTGCTCGTGGGCGTGGTGCTGAGCTTCTTCAACGCCACCACCGTCAAGAGCGGCCTGGGCGACTGGGTCGGCCTGTCCAACTACCGCGAGGTGGTCACCGACCCGCTGTTCTGGGACGCCCTGTGGCACTCGGTGCTCTTCACCCTGCTGACCACGCCCCCGCTGGTCTTGCTCGCCCTGGTCGCCGCCGTCCTCGCCGCGCGCGTGCGGCGCGGCCGGCTCTTCTACCGGCTGGCGTTCTTCGCGCCGTACGTCGTGCCGTCGTCCGTGGTCGCGCTGATCTTCCTGTGGATGTACACCCCGGAGATCGGACTGATCCCGAAGGTGTTCGGGGCCGTGGGACTGCCGGTGCCCGACTTCATCGGCAGCACCTCGGGCGGCTGGACCGCCGTGACCCTGATGACCCTGTGGTGGACCTTCGGCTTCAACTTCGTCCTGTACACCGCCGCGATCCAGGACGTCCCGCCGGACGTGTACGAGGCGGCCGCGATCGACGGGGCGAGCCCCTGGCAGCAGATCCGGCACATCACCGTGCCGCTGCTGGGCCGGACCACCAGCCTGGTGCTGATCCTCCAGGTCCTCGCCTCGCTGAAGGTGTTCGACCAGATCTACCTGCTGCTGGCCGGCGGTCCCAACCAGTCGACGCGGCCGGTCATCGAGTACATCTACGACACCGGCTTCACCTCCTACCGGGGCGGCTACGGCGCCGCCGCCACCATGGTCTATTTCGTCATCATCGTCGCGATCTCGGCGGCCTGGTACGGGCTGCGCCGCCGCCGCGCGGCTGGCGCCGCGGCCTGA
- a CDS encoding carbohydrate ABC transporter permease, with product MTTITPPRPTAAQSAPSVNGAKLFNRLCAVCLTLFALIWLVPFFWALATSLRSDGSITEHPTSPFAGGWSLHAYSYAWDNYPIGSWYLNSLVISVLAVVFTLAFGSMAGFALAFLRYRGRGAVVALVAAGLMLPSEALVLPQFIEYRSFHLLGTFWALILPSVAAPLSVFVFQSFFRGIPVALIEAARIDGASWWRVYATVCMPLCRPALSTVAILTFITSWNSFLWPLLVLNQTKSQTIPVGLASLVNNSNIQYAEVMASSVLGFLPLIAVFLVFQRQIVQGIATTGIK from the coding sequence ATGACCACCATCACCCCGCCCCGGCCCACCGCGGCGCAGAGCGCGCCCTCGGTCAACGGCGCGAAGCTCTTCAACCGGCTGTGCGCCGTGTGCCTGACCCTGTTCGCGCTGATCTGGCTGGTGCCCTTCTTCTGGGCGCTCGCCACCTCGCTGCGCTCGGACGGGTCGATCACCGAGCACCCGACGTCGCCGTTCGCCGGCGGCTGGTCCCTGCACGCGTACTCCTACGCCTGGGACAACTACCCGATCGGCTCCTGGTATCTGAACAGCCTGGTCATCTCGGTCCTCGCCGTGGTGTTCACGCTGGCCTTCGGCTCGATGGCGGGCTTCGCGCTGGCCTTCCTGCGCTACCGCGGCCGCGGCGCGGTCGTCGCGCTGGTCGCGGCGGGCCTGATGCTGCCGAGCGAGGCGCTGGTGCTGCCCCAGTTCATCGAGTACCGGTCCTTCCACCTGCTCGGCACGTTCTGGGCGCTGATCCTGCCCTCGGTCGCGGCCCCGCTGTCCGTCTTCGTCTTCCAGTCGTTCTTCCGCGGCATCCCCGTGGCGCTGATCGAGGCCGCCCGCATCGACGGCGCGAGCTGGTGGCGGGTCTACGCGACGGTCTGCATGCCGCTGTGCCGGCCGGCCCTGTCCACGGTCGCCATCCTCACCTTCATCACCTCGTGGAACTCCTTCCTGTGGCCGCTGCTGGTGCTCAACCAGACCAAGTCGCAGACCATTCCGGTGGGCCTGGCCTCCCTGGTCAACAACAGCAACATCCAGTACGCCGAGGTCATGGCCTCCTCCGTGCTCGGCTTCCTGCCGCTGATCGCCGTCTTCCTGGTCTTCCAGCGCCAGATCGTCCAGGGCATCGCGACCACCGGCATCAAGTGA
- a CDS encoding DUF72 domain-containing protein: MGEILVGTCSWTDRELTGSGWYPPGRRDAEGRLRHYAGRFAVVEVDATYYALPGERNSRLWAERTPDGFVFDVKAFSLLTGHPTRAALLPDGLPADARDPRVLDEVWARFAAGAEPLREAGRLGAVLFQFPPWFRPGARAEDFLERTAERTAGWPLAVEFRHPAWWRGEQERATRALLTRHGMAAVAVDMTQALPVSVPPVTPVTSPRLSVVRFHGRSAAWGTGSKEDRFRYAYQDAELRAWLPRLRALAGRVERLHVLFNNCCGTSAVRAAEAMTRLLGRPADGRPVPA, from the coding sequence ATGGGCGAGATCCTTGTGGGCACGTGCTCGTGGACGGACCGGGAGCTGACCGGGAGCGGCTGGTACCCGCCGGGGCGGCGGGACGCCGAGGGGCGTCTGCGGCACTACGCCGGGCGGTTCGCCGTGGTGGAGGTCGACGCCACCTACTACGCCCTGCCCGGCGAGCGGAACAGCCGGCTGTGGGCGGAGCGCACCCCGGACGGATTCGTGTTCGACGTGAAGGCGTTCTCGCTGCTCACCGGGCATCCCACCCGCGCCGCGCTGCTGCCGGACGGGCTGCCGGCCGATGCCCGCGACCCGCGGGTGCTGGACGAGGTGTGGGCGCGCTTCGCGGCGGGGGCCGAGCCGCTGCGCGAGGCCGGGCGGCTGGGCGCCGTGCTGTTCCAGTTCCCGCCGTGGTTCCGGCCCGGGGCGCGGGCCGAGGACTTCCTTGAGCGGACCGCCGAGCGGACCGCGGGCTGGCCGCTCGCCGTGGAGTTCCGGCACCCCGCGTGGTGGCGGGGCGAGCAGGAGCGGGCCACGCGTGCGCTGCTCACCCGGCACGGCATGGCCGCCGTCGCCGTGGACATGACCCAGGCGCTGCCGGTCTCCGTCCCGCCCGTCACCCCGGTCACCTCGCCCCGGCTGTCCGTGGTGCGCTTCCACGGCCGCAGCGCCGCCTGGGGCACCGGGAGCAAGGAGGACCGCTTCCGGTACGCGTACCAGGACGCCGAACTGCGCGCCTGGCTGCCCCGGTTGCGCGCCCTGGCCGGACGGGTCGAGCGGCTGCACGTGCTCTTCAACAACTGCTGCGGGACCTCCGCCGTGCGGGCCGCCGAGGCCATGACCCGGCTGCTCGGCCGCCCCGCCGACGGACGTCCCGTCCCGGCGTGA
- the sigJ gene encoding RNA polymerase sigma factor SigJ: MGLTVDDVDRFEASRPRLEAIAYRLLGSASEAEDAVQDTFLRWQAADTGRVEVPEAWLTKVLTNLCLNQLASARARRETYVGQWLPEPLLAGDPMLGPADTAEQRDSLSYAVLVLLERLSPAERAVYVLREAFGYTHREIAAILDLTEAASQQTFHRARKHVADGRPRAEIDGAAARRVVEEFLAAATSGRTEPLVRLLTQDAVAVGDGGGKVPARATAFEGARAVATFMRGLFKAGPAKRALAGGSPEVYIGTANGGPAVVALVDGRVIGVICLEITAEGIAAFRSQVNPDKLERATRQWAQEDHGAPLFRAY; encoded by the coding sequence ATGGGCCTGACCGTGGACGACGTGGACCGGTTCGAGGCATCCAGGCCGCGCCTGGAGGCCATCGCCTACCGCCTGCTCGGCTCGGCGAGCGAGGCCGAGGACGCCGTGCAGGACACGTTCCTGCGCTGGCAGGCCGCCGACACCGGCCGTGTCGAGGTCCCCGAGGCATGGCTGACCAAGGTCCTCACCAACCTCTGCCTCAACCAGCTCGCCTCCGCCCGCGCCCGCCGCGAGACCTACGTCGGCCAGTGGCTGCCCGAACCGCTGCTCGCCGGTGACCCGATGCTCGGCCCCGCCGACACCGCCGAACAGCGCGACTCCCTCTCGTACGCGGTCCTCGTCCTGCTGGAGCGCCTCTCCCCGGCCGAGCGCGCGGTCTATGTGCTGCGCGAGGCGTTCGGCTACACGCACCGCGAGATCGCCGCGATCCTCGACCTCACCGAGGCCGCCAGCCAGCAGACCTTCCACCGGGCCAGGAAGCATGTCGCGGACGGCAGGCCCCGCGCCGAGATCGACGGCGCCGCCGCCCGGCGGGTCGTCGAGGAGTTCCTGGCCGCGGCCACCAGCGGCCGGACCGAACCGCTGGTCCGGCTGCTCACCCAGGACGCCGTCGCGGTCGGCGACGGCGGCGGGAAGGTGCCGGCGCGGGCCACGGCGTTCGAGGGCGCCCGCGCGGTCGCGACGTTCATGCGCGGCCTGTTCAAGGCCGGCCCGGCCAAGCGCGCCCTGGCCGGCGGCTCGCCGGAGGTGTACATCGGCACCGCCAACGGCGGCCCCGCCGTGGTCGCACTCGTCGACGGGCGGGTCATCGGCGTCATCTGCCTGGAGATCACGGCCGAGGGCATCGCCGCGTTCCGCAGCCAGGTCAACCCCGACAAGCTGGAGCGCGCCACCCGGCAATGGGCGCAGGAGGACCACGGAGCGCCCCTCTTCCGCGCCTACTGA
- a CDS encoding NAD(P)/FAD-dependent oxidoreductase gives MQHRIIVLGAGYTGASAAGRLARRLRREDVAITLVNAEPDFVERVRLHQLASGQDLAPRPLRKMFEGTGVTLRIARVTGLDADRRTVTVRDPDGTGEAEELTYDTLVHALGSAWDGRGVPGAAEHAHEVASRAGALRLRERLAGLAAGAPVVVVGGGLTGLEAATEIAEARPDLDVALAARGGLGEPLSPKARRHLRKVFDGLGITVHEHTAVTAVEAARVRTGDGTPIPAEVTVWTAGFAVHPLTGDTTLEVSGTGQIVVDATMRSLSHPQVYAIGDAALAAGPGGKPLRMSCATGIPSAWQAADAIAARLTGTKLPNVPLRYFNQCVSLGRRQGLIQYVTADDRAVRAALTGRTAALYKEIVCKGAAWGVAHPTFGLPVRRRPVLPVPAGTDPAAGAEAAVRTDPVAEAGAAAESPA, from the coding sequence ATGCAGCACCGCATCATCGTCCTCGGAGCCGGATACACCGGAGCCAGCGCCGCCGGACGCCTCGCCAGGCGGCTGCGCCGCGAAGACGTCGCCATCACCCTCGTCAACGCCGAGCCCGACTTCGTCGAGCGCGTCCGGCTGCACCAGCTCGCGTCCGGCCAGGACCTCGCGCCCCGCCCGCTGCGGAAGATGTTCGAGGGCACCGGTGTCACCCTGCGGATCGCGCGGGTCACCGGCCTCGACGCCGACCGCCGGACCGTGACCGTCCGCGACCCGGACGGCACCGGCGAGGCCGAGGAACTGACGTACGACACCCTCGTCCACGCCCTCGGCAGCGCCTGGGACGGCCGCGGTGTACCGGGCGCCGCCGAGCACGCCCACGAGGTCGCCTCCCGCGCCGGGGCCCTCCGGCTGCGGGAACGCCTGGCCGGGCTGGCGGCGGGCGCGCCCGTGGTCGTCGTCGGCGGCGGGCTCACCGGTCTGGAGGCCGCGACCGAGATCGCCGAGGCCCGACCGGACCTCGACGTCGCCCTCGCCGCGCGCGGCGGGCTCGGCGAGCCCCTCTCGCCCAAGGCGCGCCGCCATCTGCGGAAGGTCTTCGACGGGCTCGGCATCACCGTGCACGAGCACACCGCCGTCACCGCCGTCGAGGCCGCTCGCGTCCGCACCGGCGACGGCACGCCGATCCCGGCCGAGGTCACCGTCTGGACCGCCGGGTTCGCCGTCCACCCGCTCACCGGGGACACCACCCTGGAGGTCTCCGGCACCGGGCAGATCGTGGTCGACGCGACCATGCGCTCGCTCTCCCACCCGCAGGTCTACGCCATCGGCGACGCGGCCCTCGCGGCGGGCCCCGGCGGCAAGCCGCTGCGCATGTCGTGCGCCACGGGCATCCCCTCGGCGTGGCAGGCCGCCGACGCCATCGCCGCCCGCCTGACCGGCACCAAGCTCCCGAACGTGCCGCTGCGCTACTTCAACCAGTGCGTCTCGCTGGGCCGCAGGCAGGGCCTGATCCAGTACGTCACCGCCGACGACCGAGCGGTCCGGGCGGCCCTGACCGGACGGACGGCCGCCCTCTACAAGGAGATCGTCTGCAAGGGAGCCGCCTGGGGCGTCGCCCACCCGACGTTCGGACTCCCGGTCCGCCGCCGCCCGGTCCTGCCCGTGCCCGCCGGGACGGACCCGGCGGCCGGGGCGGAGGCGGCGGTGCGGACGGATCCGGTGGCCGAGGCGGGCGCCGCCGCCGAGTCCCCGGCCTGA
- a CDS encoding MerR family transcriptional regulator — translation MTAGNPLNDRLDDDDYPAYTIGRAAEMLGTTPGFLRALGEARLITPLRSEGGHRRYSRYQLRIAARARELVDKGTPIEAACRIVILEDQLEEAQRINAEYRRATRERGGDRDAPPSG, via the coding sequence ATGACAGCAGGCAATCCGCTCAACGATCGACTGGACGACGACGACTACCCCGCTTACACGATCGGGCGGGCCGCCGAGATGCTCGGTACCACCCCGGGGTTCCTGCGCGCACTCGGCGAGGCCCGTCTGATCACTCCGCTCCGTTCCGAGGGCGGCCACCGCCGCTACTCCCGCTACCAGTTGCGGATCGCCGCGCGGGCCCGCGAACTCGTCGACAAGGGCACCCCCATCGAGGCCGCCTGCCGCATCGTCATCCTCGAGGACCAGCTGGAGGAGGCCCAGCGCATCAACGCGGAGTACCGCCGTGCCACGCGCGAGCGGGGCGGGGACCGCGACGCGCCGCCGTCCGGCTGA
- a CDS encoding DEAD/DEAH box helicase, translating to MSRAQSRVRRPAAARGDFAPPRTRTPALPAVESFAELALPPELLATLGREGVSTPFPIQAATLPNSLAGRDVLGRGRTGSGKTLAFGLALLARTAGRRAEPRRPLGLVLVPTRELAQQVTDALTPYARSVGLKPPATVVGGMSIGRQAGALRAGAEVVVATPGRLKDLITRGDCRLDDVAVTVLDEADQMADMGFMPQVTALLDQVRPDGQRMLFSATLDRNVDLLVRRYLNDPVVHSVDPSAGAVTTMEHHVLHVHDEDKHRTTTEIAARDGRVIMFLDTKHAVDRLTKHLLKSGVRAAGLHGGKSQPQRTRTLGQFKSGQVTVLVATNVAARGIHVDDLDLVVNVDPPTDHKDYLHRGGRTARAGESGSVVTLVTPGQRRDVSRLMAAAGITPRITPVRAGDSELHRITGAQEPSGVPVVVTAPVPAQAGPRSGRSSSGTSGASGSSGSGRSSRSRSRRSSSRSGAAADSGTAAGAAAPSRSGASPSRSAAAGAAAERSAPASSRGGRRGGGAQGRSAGEAPRRGARRSSSGSPRTAQQR from the coding sequence ATGAGCCGCGCCCAGAGCCGCGTACGCCGCCCTGCCGCCGCCCGGGGCGACTTCGCCCCGCCCCGCACCCGCACCCCCGCGCTGCCCGCGGTCGAGTCGTTCGCCGAGCTCGCCCTGCCTCCGGAGCTGTTGGCCACCCTCGGCCGGGAGGGCGTGAGCACGCCCTTCCCGATCCAGGCCGCGACGCTGCCGAACTCCCTGGCCGGCCGGGACGTGCTCGGCCGGGGCCGCACCGGTTCCGGCAAGACCCTCGCCTTCGGACTCGCGCTGCTGGCCCGTACGGCGGGCCGGCGGGCCGAGCCCCGGCGCCCGCTCGGCCTCGTGCTGGTGCCCACCCGCGAGCTGGCCCAGCAGGTCACCGACGCCCTCACCCCGTACGCCCGCTCCGTGGGCCTCAAGCCGCCCGCCACCGTGGTCGGCGGGATGTCGATCGGCCGCCAGGCCGGTGCGCTGCGGGCCGGGGCCGAGGTCGTCGTCGCGACCCCGGGGCGGCTCAAGGACCTCATCACCCGCGGCGACTGCCGGCTGGACGACGTCGCCGTCACCGTCCTGGACGAGGCCGACCAGATGGCCGACATGGGCTTCATGCCGCAGGTCACCGCCCTGCTCGACCAGGTGCGCCCGGACGGGCAGCGCATGCTGTTCTCGGCCACCCTCGACCGCAACGTCGACCTGCTGGTCCGCCGCTATCTGAACGACCCGGTGGTCCACTCCGTGGACCCCTCGGCCGGTGCCGTCACCACGATGGAGCACCACGTGCTGCACGTGCACGACGAGGACAAGCACCGGACCACCACCGAGATCGCGGCACGCGACGGCCGGGTGATCATGTTCCTGGACACCAAGCACGCGGTGGACCGGCTCACCAAGCACCTGCTGAAGAGCGGTGTCCGCGCGGCCGGGCTGCACGGCGGCAAGTCCCAGCCGCAGCGCACCCGGACCCTCGGCCAGTTCAAGAGCGGGCAGGTGACCGTACTGGTCGCGACCAACGTCGCGGCCCGCGGGATCCACGTCGACGACCTCGACCTCGTCGTCAACGTCGATCCGCCCACCGACCACAAGGACTACCTGCACCGCGGCGGGCGTACGGCGCGGGCCGGCGAGTCCGGCAGCGTCGTCACCCTGGTGACCCCCGGGCAGCGCCGGGACGTGAGCCGGCTGATGGCCGCGGCCGGGATCACCCCGCGGATCACCCCGGTGCGCGCGGGCGACAGCGAGCTGCACCGCATCACGGGCGCCCAGGAGCCCTCCGGTGTCCCGGTGGTCGTCACGGCGCCGGTCCCTGCGCAGGCCGGTCCCCGCTCCGGCCGGTCGTCGTCCGGTACGTCCGGTGCGTCCGGGTCGTCCGGCTCCGGGCGCTCCTCCCGCTCCCGGTCCCGCCGGTCCTCGTCCCGGTCGGGCGCGGCGGCGGACTCCGGCACGGCGGCGGGCGCCGCCGCCCCCTCCCGTTCCGGTGCTTCCCCCTCCCGTTCCGCTGCTGCGGGCGCGGCGGCGGAACGTTCCGCTCCGGCGTCGTCCCGGGGCGGCCGCCGTGGCGGCGGCGCCCAGGGCCGGTCCGCCGGTGAGGCGCCGCGCCGCGGGGCACGGCGGTCGTCGTCCGGGTCGCCGCGGACGGCCCAGCAGCGCTGA
- a CDS encoding cold-shock protein — MATGTVKWFNSEKGFGFIEQDGGGPDVFAHYSNIATSGFRELLEGQKVSFDIGQGQKGPTAENIVPA, encoded by the coding sequence ATGGCTACCGGCACCGTGAAGTGGTTCAACTCGGAAAAGGGCTTCGGCTTCATCGAGCAGGATGGCGGCGGCCCCGACGTCTTCGCCCACTACTCGAACATCGCGACGTCCGGCTTCCGTGAGCTGCTGGAGGGCCAGAAGGTGTCGTTCGACATCGGTCAGGGCCAGAAGGGCCCGACGGCCGAGAACATCGTTCCCGCCTGA